A window of the Streptomyces griseochromogenes genome harbors these coding sequences:
- a CDS encoding serine protease → MRRSVVRTLIRPLAMAAAMTAIPLMEAAPVAADSVVVGGYPIDVSQAPWTVALTSRTRFGGTRAGQFCGGVAVTRTVVLTAAHCLAEEVLGAPPDRVRDLKVITGRTDLLGSEGAEIAVQGARVNPRYDASANSGDFAVLTLAEPLPQSAVVAMASSGDAAYAPGTEALVSGWGDTTGNGAYARSLHAAHVHVLADDVCARAYPGGPDGTFQAESMLCAGESAGGPDACQGDSGGPLVASGRLIGLVSWGSGCGRPGSPGVYTRVSDVLRVLKPAAAGRRQPHRKP, encoded by the coding sequence ATGCGCCGTTCCGTTGTCCGGACACTGATCCGGCCGCTGGCTATGGCGGCCGCCATGACCGCCATACCCCTGATGGAAGCGGCCCCGGTGGCCGCCGACAGCGTGGTCGTCGGGGGGTACCCGATAGACGTCTCCCAAGCCCCCTGGACGGTGGCACTGACCAGCCGTACCCGGTTCGGAGGTACGCGGGCGGGGCAGTTCTGCGGTGGCGTGGCGGTCACGCGGACCGTCGTGCTCACCGCGGCCCACTGCCTGGCCGAAGAGGTCCTGGGGGCGCCACCGGACCGTGTGCGCGACCTCAAGGTCATCACGGGCCGTACCGACCTGCTCGGCTCCGAGGGCGCTGAGATCGCCGTACAGGGCGCCCGGGTCAACCCGCGCTACGACGCCTCGGCCAACTCCGGCGACTTCGCCGTGCTCACGCTCGCCGAGCCGCTGCCGCAGAGCGCCGTCGTGGCCATGGCGTCCTCGGGCGACGCGGCGTACGCACCCGGGACGGAGGCCTTGGTCTCCGGGTGGGGCGATACGACCGGCAACGGCGCCTACGCGCGCAGTCTTCACGCCGCACACGTCCATGTACTGGCCGACGATGTCTGTGCCCGTGCCTACCCGGGCGGCCCGGATGGCACCTTCCAGGCCGAGTCCATGCTCTGCGCCGGAGAGAGCGCGGGCGGGCCGGACGCCTGCCAGGGCGACAGCGGAGGTCCTCTGGTCGCCTCCGGACGGCTGATCGGGCTTGTGTCCTGGGGCAGCGGCTGCGGGCGGCCGGGCAGCCCCGGTGTCTACACGCGCGTGTCCGACGTCCTCCGTGTCCTGAAGCCGGCTGCCGCGGGTCGCCGGCAGCCCCACAGGAAGCCGTGA
- a CDS encoding DUF7455 domain-containing protein, translating to MTTVLTPASPLTAADRCDRCGAQAYLRVVLLSGGELLFCAHHGRKFEPELKKIAAEIQDETERLTSVPGIASEEER from the coding sequence GTGACTACTGTTCTGACCCCCGCGAGCCCACTGACGGCCGCCGATCGCTGCGACCGCTGCGGCGCCCAGGCATACCTGCGCGTCGTGCTGCTCAGCGGCGGAGAACTGCTCTTCTGCGCCCACCACGGTCGCAAGTTCGAGCCGGAACTCAAGAAGATCGCCGCTGAGATACAGGACGAGACGGAGCGGCTGACGTCCGTTCCGGGCATCGCTTCCGAAGAAGAGCGCTGA
- a CDS encoding DNA gyrase/topoisomerase IV subunit B has product MTADTSVPSTALLAGADRDGSNYTARHLLVLEGLEAVRKRPGMYIGSTDSRGLMHCLWEIIDNSVDEALGGYCDHIEVILHDDGSVEVRDNGRGIPVDVEPKTGLSGVEVVMTKLHAGGKFGGGSYAASGGLHGVGASVVNALSSRVDIEVDRGGHTHAISFRRGVPGVFQGEGPNAKFEAKSGLAKAKKIPKTRSGTRTRYWADRQIFLKDAKLSLETLHQRARQTAFLVPGLTIVVRDEFGLGEGGSKGEESFRFDGGISEFCEYLAKDKPVCDVLRFSGQGTFKETVPVLDEHGQMTPTEVTRELGVDVAMRWGTGYDTTLRSFVNIIATPKGGTHVAGFEQAVTKTLLESVRAKKLLRVAEDDIVKDDALEGLTAVVTVRLAEPQFEGQTKEVLGTSAARRIVLNVISKELKAFLTSTKRDAAAQARVVMEKVVAAARTRVAARQHKDAQRRKTALESSSLPAKLADCRSDDVDRSELFIVEGDSALGTAKLARNSEFQALLPIRGKILNVQRSSVTDMLKNAECGAIIQVIGAGSGRTFDIDQARYGKIIMMTDADVDGSHIRCLLLTLFQRYMRPMVEAGRVFAAVPPLHRVEIVQPKKGQDKYVYTYSDRELRDKLMEFQSKGIRYKDSIQRYKGLGEMDADQLAETTMDPRHRTLRRINLSDLEAAEQVFDLLMGNDVAPRKEFISGSAATLDRSRIDA; this is encoded by the coding sequence GTGACCGCCGATACGTCCGTGCCGTCCACAGCGCTGCTGGCAGGAGCAGACCGGGACGGTTCCAACTACACCGCGCGGCACCTGCTCGTCCTCGAGGGTCTCGAGGCCGTGCGCAAGCGCCCGGGCATGTACATCGGCTCGACCGACAGCCGCGGTCTGATGCACTGTCTGTGGGAGATCATCGACAACTCCGTGGACGAGGCCCTCGGTGGCTACTGCGACCACATCGAGGTCATCCTCCACGACGACGGCTCGGTCGAGGTGCGGGACAACGGCCGTGGCATCCCCGTGGACGTGGAACCCAAGACCGGTCTGTCCGGCGTCGAGGTCGTCATGACCAAGCTTCACGCCGGCGGAAAGTTCGGCGGCGGTTCGTACGCCGCCTCCGGTGGTCTGCACGGAGTCGGTGCCTCCGTGGTCAATGCGCTCTCGTCCCGTGTCGACATCGAGGTGGATCGCGGCGGCCACACCCACGCCATCAGCTTCCGGCGCGGTGTGCCCGGCGTTTTCCAGGGCGAGGGTCCGAACGCGAAGTTCGAGGCCAAGAGCGGCCTGGCCAAGGCCAAGAAGATCCCCAAGACCCGAAGCGGCACCCGCACGCGGTACTGGGCCGACCGGCAGATCTTCCTCAAGGACGCCAAGCTCTCCCTGGAGACGCTGCACCAGCGCGCGCGGCAGACCGCGTTCCTGGTGCCGGGCCTGACGATCGTCGTCCGTGACGAGTTCGGGCTCGGTGAGGGCGGCAGCAAGGGCGAGGAGTCGTTCCGCTTCGACGGCGGCATCAGCGAGTTCTGCGAGTACCTGGCCAAGGACAAGCCGGTCTGTGATGTCCTCCGCTTCTCGGGGCAGGGCACCTTCAAGGAGACCGTCCCGGTCCTGGACGAACACGGCCAGATGACGCCCACCGAGGTCACGCGCGAGCTGGGCGTGGACGTGGCGATGCGCTGGGGCACCGGCTACGACACCACCCTGCGCTCCTTCGTGAACATCATCGCCACCCCCAAGGGCGGCACCCACGTGGCCGGTTTCGAGCAGGCCGTGACCAAGACGCTGCTCGAGTCGGTGCGCGCCAAGAAGCTGCTGCGCGTGGCCGAGGACGACATCGTCAAGGACGACGCCCTGGAGGGCCTGACCGCGGTCGTCACCGTGCGCCTGGCCGAGCCGCAGTTCGAGGGCCAGACCAAGGAGGTGCTCGGCACCTCGGCGGCCCGCCGCATCGTGCTCAATGTGATCTCCAAGGAACTCAAGGCGTTCCTGACGAGTACGAAGCGCGACGCGGCGGCGCAGGCGCGGGTCGTGATGGAGAAGGTGGTCGCCGCTGCCCGCACCCGCGTCGCGGCCCGCCAGCACAAGGACGCCCAGCGGCGGAAGACCGCACTGGAGTCCTCGTCCCTGCCGGCCAAGCTCGCCGACTGCCGCAGCGACGACGTCGACCGCAGCGAGCTGTTCATCGTCGAGGGGGACTCCGCGCTCGGTACGGCGAAGCTCGCGCGGAACTCCGAGTTCCAGGCGCTGCTGCCGATCCGGGGCAAGATCCTCAACGTGCAGCGGTCGTCGGTGACCGACATGCTCAAGAACGCCGAGTGCGGCGCGATCATCCAGGTCATAGGAGCCGGTTCGGGCCGTACGTTCGACATCGACCAGGCGCGGTATGGCAAGATCATCATGATGACCGACGCGGATGTGGACGGCTCCCACATCCGCTGCCTGCTGCTGACGCTGTTCCAGCGCTACATGCGGCCCATGGTCGAGGCCGGCCGTGTCTTCGCCGCGGTGCCGCCGCTGCACCGTGTCGAGATCGTCCAGCCGAAGAAGGGCCAGGACAAGTACGTCTACACGTACTCGGACCGTGAGCTGCGCGACAAGCTCATGGAGTTCCAGAGCAAGGGCATCCGGTACAAGGACTCCATCCAGCGCTACAAGGGTCTGGGCGAGATGGACGCCGACCAGCTGGCCGAGACCACCATGGACCCACGCCACCGCACCCTGCGCCGGATCAACCTCTCCGACCTGGAGGCCGCCGAACAGGTCTTTGACCTGCTCATGGGCAACGACGTGGCGCCCCGCAAGGAGTTCATCTCCGGCTCGGCGGCCACACTGGACCGGTCCCGCATCGACGCGTAG
- a CDS encoding DUF1453 family protein has protein sequence MSGLVNVLVTVAVVAIVIVRQFRARAIDTDRRWWLLPVILGVVALREPGILDAHHRVESAALLAVEMLIGLATGAGWAWTTRIWTAPDGVVWTKSTKASVGVWAAGIAFRLGVFALGTVIGVHQDSSALMLGLAGTLLVRAGILAWRAQSFGSASHPASAYGDDMRSVEKEHA, from the coding sequence ATGTCCGGGCTCGTCAACGTGTTGGTGACAGTGGCCGTAGTCGCCATCGTGATCGTGCGGCAGTTCCGCGCCCGTGCGATCGACACCGACCGGCGCTGGTGGCTGCTGCCCGTGATTCTCGGGGTCGTGGCGCTGCGCGAGCCCGGCATACTCGACGCCCACCACCGCGTCGAATCCGCCGCGCTGCTGGCCGTGGAGATGCTCATCGGCTTGGCCACGGGCGCCGGCTGGGCCTGGACCACCCGGATCTGGACGGCACCGGACGGTGTCGTGTGGACCAAGAGCACCAAGGCGAGTGTCGGCGTATGGGCCGCGGGCATAGCCTTCCGGCTCGGTGTCTTCGCACTCGGCACTGTGATCGGCGTGCACCAGGACAGCTCGGCACTGATGCTCGGCCTTGCCGGCACCCTGCTGGTCCGGGCCGGGATCCTCGCCTGGCGCGCACAGTCCTTCGGCTCCGCGAGCCACCCTGCCTCGGCGTACGGTGACGACATGCGGTCGGTGGAGAAGGAGCACGCGTGA
- a CDS encoding sensor histidine kinase, whose product MTENAWTRWPSREALGRAGTSRPRRLLAWVIRALVLGLLLWGAFSQKHVGIWGALAAAAGVLLAGLVSWAFFRSTYEHRLVPSMALMGVLLGIAVVAQATGFRGPALLIWCGCGVSALERLPLGAALPMTSVALASYSAFNNDVWLTTAATVAGMALAGYVLRLDAEARGSAQRLLAQERAARAAEAESAALAERARIAREIHDVLAHSLSAQLVHLEAARLLIERGAGREQILERVVAARGMARDGLAETRQALSALRGELSPLEEFLTELVSAAEGADVTVTGERRPLSAEASQAVRRVAQEALTNVRKHAHGAKVHLRLEYGGHEVTLDVRDSGGRPGELTGAGAGYGLLGMRERAELLGGSLDAGPDEEGFVVTLKVPV is encoded by the coding sequence GTGACGGAGAACGCCTGGACGCGCTGGCCGTCGCGTGAAGCGCTCGGCCGCGCGGGCACCTCCCGCCCCCGGCGCCTGCTCGCCTGGGTCATCAGGGCGCTGGTGCTCGGGCTGCTCCTCTGGGGGGCCTTCAGCCAGAAGCACGTCGGCATCTGGGGTGCGCTCGCGGCCGCGGCCGGAGTCCTGCTGGCCGGTCTCGTCTCCTGGGCCTTCTTCCGCAGCACCTACGAGCACCGGCTGGTGCCCTCCATGGCACTCATGGGTGTACTGCTGGGCATCGCCGTCGTGGCCCAGGCCACGGGGTTCAGGGGACCGGCTCTGCTGATCTGGTGCGGCTGCGGGGTCTCCGCCCTGGAGCGGCTGCCCCTCGGGGCCGCCCTGCCCATGACATCGGTGGCACTGGCCTCGTACTCCGCGTTCAACAACGACGTGTGGCTGACCACGGCCGCCACGGTGGCGGGTATGGCCCTTGCCGGATACGTCCTGAGGCTGGACGCCGAGGCTCGGGGGAGTGCGCAGCGGCTGCTCGCACAGGAGAGGGCCGCGAGGGCCGCCGAGGCGGAGTCGGCGGCGCTGGCCGAACGGGCCAGGATCGCCCGGGAGATCCACGACGTGCTTGCCCACAGCCTCTCGGCGCAACTGGTGCACCTGGAGGCGGCACGGCTGCTGATCGAGCGCGGCGCCGGCCGGGAGCAGATCCTGGAGCGGGTGGTGGCCGCCCGGGGCATGGCCCGCGACGGCCTCGCCGAGACCAGGCAGGCGCTGTCCGCGCTGCGTGGTGAGCTGTCGCCCCTGGAGGAGTTCCTCACCGAACTCGTCAGCGCGGCCGAGGGCGCCGACGTCACCGTCACGGGTGAGCGCCGGCCTCTGTCGGCCGAAGCCTCACAAGCCGTGCGCCGGGTGGCACAAGAGGCGTTGACGAATGTCCGCAAGCACGCCCATGGCGCCAAGGTGCACCTGCGACTCGAATACGGCGGGCACGAAGTGACGCTGGACGTACGGGACTCGGGCGGTCGGCCGGGTGAACTGACGGGTGCGGGCGCCGGGTACGGTCTGCTGGGTATGCGGGAGCGCGCCGAACTGCTGGGCGGTTCGCTGGACGCGGGGCCGGACGAGGAGGGGTTCGTGGTGACGTTGAAGGTGCCTGTATGA
- a CDS encoding response regulator transcription factor, whose translation MTETEGERKPARVVVADDQTVVREGIVMLLGLLPGVEVVGSAGDGEEAVRLVGELAPDVVLMDLRMPRCDGVEATRRIRAEYPGTQVVVLTTYADDESLFPALRAGARGYLTKDAGGDEIVRAVESVLSGEAGLSPSVQRRLLERLSEPEPAPATAEAPDGLTARETEVLVLIAEGLSNQEIARTLHVSTATVKTHINNLFAKTGLKDRAQAVRYAYGKGLVRPPAE comes from the coding sequence ATGACGGAGACGGAGGGGGAGAGGAAGCCCGCGCGTGTGGTGGTCGCCGACGACCAGACGGTGGTCCGGGAAGGCATCGTGATGCTGCTCGGGCTGCTGCCCGGAGTGGAGGTCGTGGGTTCGGCGGGGGACGGCGAGGAGGCGGTGCGGCTCGTCGGGGAACTGGCCCCGGACGTGGTCCTGATGGATCTGAGGATGCCCCGCTGCGACGGTGTGGAGGCCACGCGGCGGATTCGGGCGGAGTATCCGGGGACACAGGTCGTGGTGCTCACCACGTACGCGGACGACGAGTCGCTGTTCCCCGCGCTGCGCGCGGGAGCCCGGGGGTATCTCACCAAGGACGCGGGCGGCGACGAGATCGTGCGCGCCGTGGAGAGTGTGCTGTCGGGGGAGGCCGGACTGTCGCCGAGTGTCCAGCGCCGGCTGCTGGAGAGGCTGTCGGAGCCCGAGCCCGCACCGGCGACAGCAGAGGCGCCCGACGGGCTGACCGCGCGGGAGACCGAGGTCCTGGTGCTGATCGCCGAGGGTCTGAGCAACCAGGAGATCGCCCGCACCCTGCATGTCTCGACCGCGACGGTGAAGACCCACATCAACAATCTCTTCGCCAAGACGGGCCTCAAGGACCGTGCGCAGGCGGTGCGCTACGCCTACGGGAAGGGGCTGGTGCGGCCGCCCGCGGAGTGA
- a CDS encoding DUF485 domain-containing protein, whose protein sequence is MRYDDPWYDALASGWGELDGTGMPARAVPSARGEQDGTAVRARDVYLEVARSEAFQEVRSRYRRFVVPGVAVFLVWYVGYVVAATTAPGLMARPVTGAVNVAMLAGLGQFLSTFLFTWAYARHARLRRDRAALELRWDTQELARGVQGDAS, encoded by the coding sequence GTGAGATACGACGACCCCTGGTACGACGCGCTGGCCTCCGGCTGGGGCGAGCTGGATGGCACCGGGATGCCGGCACGGGCCGTACCGTCCGCGCGCGGGGAGCAGGACGGAACGGCTGTCCGTGCCCGCGACGTGTACCTGGAGGTGGCGCGCAGCGAGGCCTTCCAGGAGGTGCGCAGCAGGTACCGCAGGTTCGTGGTGCCGGGAGTCGCCGTCTTTCTCGTCTGGTACGTGGGGTACGTGGTCGCCGCGACGACCGCGCCCGGCCTCATGGCCCGTCCCGTGACCGGGGCGGTGAACGTGGCGATGCTCGCGGGGCTCGGGCAGTTCCTCAGCACGTTCCTGTTCACCTGGGCCTACGCCCGGCATGCGCGGCTGCGTCGGGACCGGGCCGCGCTGGAACTGCGCTGGGACACACAGGAACTGGCCCGCGGAGTCCAGGGAGATGCCTCGTGA
- a CDS encoding cation acetate symporter — translation MTGGHQALALLLFSGFVAVTLGITTWVSRRRQGTAEEFYAGGRLFTPMENGFAIAGDYMSAASFLGVTGLIALYGYDGLLYVVGFLVAWLVVLFLVAELVRNCGRFTLADVVAARMSERPVRIAAGTSSVTVSVLYLVAQMVGAGSLVALLLGRTSGAAQAWTVIGVGALMVIYVSLGGMRATTWIQIVKAVLLLTGTVVLTVLVLVRFHGDFDRLLVAAADRSGHGSAFLAPGLKYGGSWTARLDFISLGLALVLGTAGLPHILSRFYTVPTARAARRSAVWSIGLIGGFYLMTIVLGFGAAAVVGPQTVRGSNAAGNTAVPLLALDLGGGAGSTGGTVLFAIVAAVAFATILAVVAGITLASSASVAHDLYASLRRSHANTRSEVAVARVAAVGIGVVAIALGLLARDLNVAFLVGLAFAVAASANLPVLLYALFWRGFTTRGAVWAVYGGLIPALGLVLLSPVVSGSPDSLFPDVDFQYFPLQNPGIVSIPLGFLAGWLGTVTSDEVADEAKYAETEVRSLTGAGAV, via the coding sequence GTGACCGGCGGACATCAGGCGCTGGCGCTGCTGTTGTTCAGCGGGTTCGTGGCCGTGACCCTGGGGATCACGACATGGGTGAGCCGCAGGCGGCAGGGCACGGCGGAGGAGTTCTATGCCGGAGGGCGGCTCTTCACCCCGATGGAGAATGGTTTTGCCATCGCGGGTGACTACATGTCGGCGGCCTCCTTCCTCGGGGTCACGGGGCTCATCGCGCTCTACGGCTACGACGGGCTGCTGTACGTGGTGGGCTTCCTCGTGGCCTGGCTGGTCGTGCTGTTCCTGGTGGCGGAACTGGTGCGCAACTGCGGGCGGTTCACCCTGGCCGACGTGGTGGCCGCGCGGATGAGCGAGAGGCCGGTGCGGATCGCCGCGGGAACTTCCTCGGTCACGGTGTCCGTTCTGTATCTGGTGGCGCAGATGGTGGGTGCGGGCAGCCTGGTGGCGCTGCTGCTGGGGCGGACGAGCGGTGCGGCCCAGGCCTGGACGGTCATCGGGGTGGGTGCCCTGATGGTGATCTATGTGTCGCTGGGAGGGATGCGGGCCACCACCTGGATCCAGATCGTGAAGGCGGTCCTGCTGCTCACCGGCACGGTCGTGCTGACCGTGCTGGTGCTGGTGCGGTTCCACGGCGACTTCGACCGGCTGCTGGTGGCGGCGGCGGACCGCAGCGGCCACGGGAGCGCGTTCCTGGCGCCGGGACTGAAGTACGGCGGGAGCTGGACCGCCCGCCTCGACTTCATCAGCCTGGGGCTCGCGCTGGTACTGGGCACGGCGGGGCTGCCGCACATCCTGTCCCGCTTCTACACCGTGCCGACCGCGCGGGCGGCCCGCCGTTCGGCGGTGTGGTCCATCGGGCTGATCGGCGGCTTCTATCTGATGACGATCGTCCTCGGGTTCGGGGCCGCAGCCGTGGTCGGGCCGCAGACCGTGCGCGGCTCGAACGCGGCCGGGAACACCGCCGTACCCCTGCTCGCCCTCGACCTGGGCGGCGGTGCTGGCTCCACTGGTGGAACGGTTCTGTTCGCCATCGTCGCCGCCGTCGCCTTCGCGACGATTCTCGCGGTGGTCGCCGGGATCACGCTCGCCTCCTCGGCCTCCGTGGCCCACGATCTGTACGCGTCCTTGCGGCGGTCGCACGCCAATACACGCAGCGAGGTGGCGGTGGCGCGCGTCGCGGCGGTCGGCATCGGCGTCGTCGCGATCGCGCTGGGCCTGTTGGCACGCGACCTCAACGTAGCCTTCCTGGTCGGCCTCGCCTTCGCCGTGGCCGCGTCGGCGAACCTGCCGGTGCTGCTGTACGCGCTGTTCTGGCGCGGCTTTACGACGCGCGGCGCGGTGTGGGCCGTATACGGCGGGCTGATTCCCGCGCTCGGGCTGGTGCTGCTCTCCCCGGTGGTCTCGGGCAGCCCGGACTCGCTCTTCCCGGACGTCGACTTCCAGTACTTCCCTCTGCAGAACCCGGGCATCGTCTCCATCCCGCTCGGCTTCCTCGCCGGCTGGCTGGGCACGGTCACCTCGGACGAGGTCGCCGACGAAGCCAAGTACGCGGAGACAGAGGTGCGGTCACTGACCGGGGCGGGGGCCGTGTAG
- a CDS encoding response regulator, whose product MIDVLVVDDDFRVAEINAKYVGKVPGFRVTARAHSAAQALAAVEHGAIDLVLLDHYLPDQTGLELVHRMREQGHGTDVIMITAASDVTTVQRAMRLGALHYLVKPFTFAALRTRLDSYAALRRTVDRVGGRGLTGQEQVDRIFGALRTAPAPSAPGLPSGQSEPTTDLICGVLHRADHPLSAHEVAAETGLSRSTAQRYLRTLEQAGRLRLSLKYGDTGRPEHRYAWVAP is encoded by the coding sequence ATGATTGACGTCCTGGTCGTGGACGACGACTTCCGCGTCGCAGAGATAAACGCCAAGTACGTGGGAAAGGTTCCCGGCTTCCGGGTGACCGCCCGCGCGCACAGCGCCGCCCAGGCCCTGGCCGCCGTCGAACACGGCGCCATCGATCTGGTCCTGCTCGATCACTATCTGCCGGACCAGACCGGCCTCGAACTCGTCCACCGCATGCGGGAGCAGGGCCACGGCACCGACGTCATCATGATCACGGCCGCCAGCGACGTGACGACCGTGCAGCGGGCGATGCGCCTGGGCGCCCTGCACTACCTGGTCAAACCGTTCACCTTCGCCGCCCTGCGTACCCGCCTCGACTCCTATGCCGCGCTGCGCCGCACCGTCGACCGGGTGGGCGGCCGGGGGCTGACGGGCCAGGAGCAGGTCGACCGGATCTTCGGTGCCCTGCGCACGGCCCCCGCACCGTCCGCGCCGGGCCTGCCCAGCGGCCAGTCGGAACCCACGACCGACCTCATCTGCGGCGTCCTGCACCGCGCGGACCACCCGCTGTCGGCCCATGAAGTCGCGGCCGAGACCGGCCTGAGCCGCTCCACGGCCCAGCGCTATCTGCGCACCCTGGAACAGGCGGGCCGCCTCCGCCTCTCCTTGAAGTACGGTGACACCGGCCGCCCGGAGCACCGGTACGCGTGGGTGGCACCGTAA
- a CDS encoding ABC transporter ATP-binding protein translates to MSADTSPAIELRGASKTFRTPSGGLHTAVRDLDLTVGRGEFVAVVGPTGCGKSTTLTLVSGLEEPTEGEVLVAGEPVDGVGDKVGFVFQQDATFPWRTVLSNVMTGPRFRGVPKAEAKQKARDWLTRVGLAAFEDRYPHQLSGGQRKRVALAATFVNDPEILLMDEPFSALDVQTRALMSDELLELWEGSGASVVFVTHDLEESIALADKVVVMTAGPATVKQVFDIDLPRPRKVESVRLEPRFIEIYREIWESLGEEVRITRERGAAHVA, encoded by the coding sequence ATGAGCGCAGACACCAGCCCCGCCATCGAGCTACGGGGCGCGAGCAAGACCTTCAGGACCCCGTCGGGGGGTCTGCACACCGCAGTCCGGGATCTGGACCTCACCGTCGGGCGCGGTGAGTTCGTGGCCGTCGTCGGCCCGACCGGCTGCGGCAAGTCCACCACGCTGACCCTGGTCAGCGGCCTGGAGGAGCCCACCGAGGGCGAGGTGCTGGTGGCCGGTGAGCCGGTCGACGGCGTCGGCGACAAGGTCGGTTTCGTCTTCCAGCAGGACGCCACCTTCCCCTGGCGGACGGTCCTGTCCAACGTCATGACGGGCCCGCGCTTCAGGGGCGTGCCCAAGGCCGAGGCCAAGCAGAAGGCGCGCGACTGGCTGACTCGGGTCGGTCTCGCGGCCTTCGAGGACCGCTACCCGCACCAGCTCTCCGGCGGTCAGCGCAAGCGCGTCGCCCTCGCCGCCACCTTTGTCAACGACCCCGAGATCCTGCTCATGGACGAGCCGTTCTCGGCGCTCGACGTACAGACCCGGGCGCTGATGTCGGACGAGCTGCTGGAGCTGTGGGAGGGCAGCGGCGCCTCGGTCGTCTTCGTCACCCACGACCTGGAGGAGTCCATCGCGCTGGCCGACAAGGTCGTCGTGATGACCGCGGGACCGGCGACCGTGAAACAGGTCTTCGACATCGACCTGCCCCGGCCGCGCAAGGTCGAGTCGGTGCGCCTGGAGCCGCGGTTCATCGAGATCTACCGCGAGATCTGGGAGTCCCTCGGCGAAGAGGTCCGCATCACCCGTGAGAGGGGTGCCGCCCATGTCGCCTGA
- a CDS encoding ABC transporter permease has translation MSPDVMPEAQVVLTTTEPGDKTDRTHSRARAARRRKIVVMGARVLLLVAVLGLWEVLSRAKAIDPFNFSMPSKIWDQIWTWVMHGTAQGSLGEQIWYTVYEALLGWVLGVVAGVVFGIALGRITFLADILGPYIKVLNSIPRIVLAPIFVIWFGLGPASKVASAVVLVFFPVFFNAFQGAREVDRNLVSNARILGASDRRVTLQVVIPSATSWIFTSLHVSFGFALIGAIVGEYIGATKGIGLLVAQSQGTFNAAGVYGAMVILAVVALAAEGLLTFAERRIFRWKPSGSDS, from the coding sequence ATGTCGCCTGACGTCATGCCCGAGGCCCAGGTCGTGCTGACCACGACCGAACCCGGCGACAAGACGGACCGTACGCACTCACGCGCGCGTGCCGCCCGCAGACGCAAGATCGTTGTCATGGGCGCCCGCGTACTCCTCCTGGTCGCCGTCCTCGGCCTGTGGGAAGTGCTTTCCCGGGCCAAGGCCATCGATCCGTTCAACTTCTCGATGCCCTCGAAGATCTGGGACCAGATCTGGACCTGGGTGATGCACGGGACGGCCCAGGGATCCCTCGGCGAGCAGATCTGGTACACGGTCTACGAGGCGCTGCTCGGCTGGGTGCTCGGTGTGGTCGCCGGCGTCGTGTTCGGTATCGCCCTCGGGCGGATCACCTTCCTCGCCGACATCCTTGGTCCATACATCAAGGTGCTCAACTCGATACCCAGGATCGTCCTTGCCCCGATCTTCGTGATCTGGTTCGGACTCGGCCCCGCCTCCAAGGTCGCGTCGGCCGTCGTGCTGGTGTTCTTCCCGGTCTTCTTCAACGCCTTCCAGGGCGCCCGCGAAGTCGACCGCAATCTGGTCTCCAACGCCCGGATCCTCGGCGCGAGCGACCGCAGGGTGACGCTCCAGGTCGTCATCCCGTCGGCCACATCGTGGATCTTCACCAGCCTCCACGTCAGCTTCGGCTTCGCCCTCATCGGTGCCATCGTCGGCGAGTACATCGGCGCGACCAAGGGCATCGGCCTGCTCGTCGCGCAGTCGCAGGGCACCTTCAACGCGGCCGGGGTGTACGGCGCGATGGTCATCCTCGCCGTCGTCGCGCTCGCCGCCGAGGGTCTGCTCACCTTCGCCGAGCGCCGCATCTTCCGGTGGAAGCCGTCGGGCTCCGACAGCTGA